In Alnus glutinosa chromosome 7, dhAlnGlut1.1, whole genome shotgun sequence, the sequence GCGTCTTTaataatcacttttttaaattgcacattttaaaatcgctatttttaaatcacactttttgaaattgcaaacctaaacagaccctaataataataataataataattgatgaATTAAATGTTGCGGTAAAATACGTTTGTTTTTTGTTACGATCATAAAATTAAGGATTTAATCATATTAGTATGTACTATGTAGCCATCTTAGAGTCTTCAATTAATGTTGTTCTTTTGAAGTTATGATTGCATAGCTTCTACATAACACATATATGATCGGTCATTGTAAATTGCTTAATTATTTGAAGATCttattcaagtttttttaattgttctaCTCAATCTTTATAGAGTTTAGTGAAACTTGTCATTATTTCAAAGACATTTCCTGGATCATGAAATTTCATGTTTTAGGATGGAGAGTACCACATTTTCAATTATGCTACTCGATTCATGAATATGTGTTTAAGGAAATTGTGGTTTGTTGAGCCCTTGCCCTGATCTAGATAACTAAGTATAAGTTCGAACTATATAGAAGTTTTCTTGGTATGTGATTTCGCAAGCTAAATGTGTGGTTTTAGACAAAATTCACataaaaacgcataatttttgagattttgtcGTTTAAATTTGTGgttttaaaaacacataattttaaaagttaaatgaCAATTTTAAGGTCAAATCGTGATTTTACCAAAAGTTATGACTTACctgcgtttttaaaattcacattttcaaaACACACGTTTTGaattctctattttttaaatcgcacgttTTGAAACTGCAAATACAAAAGGCCACCATGCACTTACAATTCTTGCTTGTTGGAAATATGAGGAATGGGATATATATTCAAGGAAAATCTGTTAATTAGTTGGGAAAATTCTTGTACAAATTCGGTGGAAGGGACGTTAATTGTTGTCATCTAATCTGTTCatttagagatggatgagaGGGCGCAAATAATAGGTTTTAGCTTCTGTTCTATTTGTATTTGAAGCTGTGAAGTCATAATGGCTATTAAATCTTTCTTTTGATGTTTCTGAACAGCAGAAAGGTAAGCATCAAAGATATCCTCCGCTCGTGCACCCGACAAGTCTTCATGCTAATATCTACTCTCGACTTGGGCCCGGCCGTGTGATTTACCATATCATCACCAATAATGAATGATTTCGGCTCTAAAAAGCTTGCCTTTTCAATTTCATGGAAAGGTGTTGGGGAAAAttatcatttcatttcatcCAAATTGAATGTTTGGCATAATTTTTAGCTCTTACTGACATGTACATGTATACTAATTCTTAGCCGCCACTAATCGTTCTGTCCTGGTTCAAAGAGAGAGGACAAAAAATTCATTGAAGTAAACAAATGAGAGACTTTTTTGGGTGATGCCCTCATTTGTAATCCAATTTTGTTCTTCCAAACAGTTTAGTTGGATAATGCCTTCAATTTTTGCAGTGATATTGCATATTGATCATCAACTACAGTAATTGTGCATTATATATACTTCTTTGACAAAAGAATAAGTGAGACAAGAGGAGAATAAATAATAGCATTACACTCAACTCCAAGCCTTTTCAGGATATATTCTTGAAGTAACTAAGCTGAATACTTCTTGAAAACAATTGGAACCAAGTTTCTATACAATGCCATATATAAAGGTATTCGATTGGTTCACCATTTTCAAAGGCAGAATGTACACTTTTTTGATGAAAGAATGAGTGCGACAATAGGAGAATAAAGAATAACAATGCACCCACTTACACTCCAAGCCTTTTGTTTACATTTTcatgaaatagaaaaagaatatatacttGAATTAAGTCAGTTGATTACTTATTGAAAACACTTGGAACCAACAAAGTGAGTTCCTATATAAAGGTATGCAGACATGTTCTTGAATTAAATCACTTGCCTAAAGTTTAGCAAATAAACAACTACTTCCTCGATCTTCACCACCTCAAAAACATGGCTGAAATTGCCTATGGCATCATAGGAAAGGTCATAGAGAAGCTAGGGTCCGTTGCTTACCAAGAGTTCGGCTTGGTATGTGGTGTCAAAAGCAATCTGAAAAGGCTCGAGTTCACCATGTCAATCATTAGAGAGGTGCTCCTAGATGCCGAAAAGAAGCAAGCAAGTGACCCCCTGCTGAGGCTCTGGCTAGGGCAGCTCAATGATGTCCTTCACGATGCCGaggatgtgtttgatgaaattgaGTACCAAGCTATAAGGAAGCAGGTGGTTGCCACATATGGGAGCACTTCTACAAAGGTATGTCATTTCTTTTCATCCTCTATGACGCTTGCATTCCCTTTCAAATTGGCTCATAAAATCAAGCGCATTAGAGAGAGGTTAAATGCAATCGCAGCTGAAAAGGATCAATTTAATCTCACCAAAATATGTGAAGATGCACATATCATGCACCGGTCGAGGGAAATAGATTTAATCTCATTTGTTCATCCATCAATTGTAATTGGTAGGGATAAGGACAAAGAAAATATCATAAATCTTTTGATGCACCCAGATGGTAGCAAAAATGTCAATGTAATTTCCATAGTGGGATTAGGAGGTTTAGGGAAGACCACACTTGCCAAGTGGGTGTACAATGATGAACGTGTAGTCCAGACTTTTCAATTGAGAATGTGGGTTTGTGTGTCTGAAGATTTTAGTGTTGCAAGATTGGTAAAAGAAATCCTTAAATCTGCATGCGGTACAATTGATGAAAATTGGAGTGCGGATACATTGCAAGCTAGATTGAGAGAACATTTAAGGGATACGAAATTTCTACTTGTCTTAGATGATGTTTGGAATGAAGATCATAATAAATGGATTGAATTGAAAGGTTTGTTAATTGATGGTTTCAAAGGAAGTAAAATTATAGTGACAACACGTAGTAACTTGGTTGCCTCTGTTATGAGCTCTGATTCCACATACAACTTAGAAGGTCTATCCCAAGATGATTGTTTGTCTTTATTTGTGAAATGTGCATTtaaggaaggagaagagaaacaacatcCAAGCCTCttaaaaattggaaaagaaattgTAGGAAAATGTAAAGGGGTTCCATTGGCAGTGAGGACTTTAGGCAGCCTGCTTCATTCAAAAGTTGATGAACGAGAGTGGGAATTTGTGAGAGATAACGAGATAtggaaattaaaacaaaaggagaaTGAAATCTTACCCGCATTGCGACTTAGTTACGATCAACTGCCAATTTACTTGAAGCGATGCTTTGCCTTTTGTTCTCTTTTCCCAAAAGACCATCAATtctatttgtttgatttgattccaTTTTGGATGGCACATGGACTAATTCGTAAAACGtctattaataaaaaacaagagttgGAAGATGTTGGGGAGTTGTATATAAATGAGTTGGTGTCGAGATCTTTCTTCCAAGACTTTGAGAAACCGATCATTCCTTCCGTTTTCACGTATACCTTTAAAATGCATGATCTGATCCATGATCTTGCAATCTCAGTTGCACAAGGAGAGTGTTCAGTAGTAGACTCGGGCAACGAAGGCATTGCTGAAACAGTTCGTCATTTGTCATTTTCAGCAGAAGACTTGGGTCAAGAAGTTCCAAAATGCTTAGACAATTTAACAAAGGTGCGTACTGTAATGTTCACAACCGAAGCACCACTGTCGTTAGTTGAAGCATGCATCTCGAGATTCAAGTCCCTGCGGTTTCTTGATTTACGTGATTCATCTTTTGAGGTGTTGCCAAGTTCTATTGGTACTCTGAAGAATTTGAGATATCTCAACCTAACTGATAATAAAAGAATCAAGGAACTTCCTAACTCCATCTGCAAGCTGCACAATTTGCAAACATTAATCCTTGCTGGATGTGAGGAACTTGAACGGTTGCCCAAAGATATGAGGAGCATGATCAGCCTTAGGTTTTTGGCTGTAACAACAAAGTATACGTGCTTGTTGGAGAAAGGTTCCTTGAATTCTCTTCGGATTTTGGCTGTGGATAATTGTCCAAGGCTAGAAGTTTTGTTTCAAGGAATGGACGGGTGCCTCCCCAACCTTCGGATATTGTTTATAACGCAGTGTCCAAGTTTGACCTCTTTGTCACTCAATATCAAGCACCTAACTGCCTTAGAGATCCTGGCAATTGATGATTGTCCAAAGCTTAATTTGATTCTAGGAGAAGACAATCAGGAACTCAAGCTGATCCTTCGAAATTTGACGATTGGTAATTTATCAGAGCTGAAGGTTTTGCCTCAATGGCTCCAAGGATCTGCTAATACTTTACAAATCCTAGCAATTGGATTTTGTGAGCAGTTCACGGCCTTGCCTGAGTGGTTGCCAACTTTCGAATCACTTCACACACTTGTGATTTTCAATTGCCCCGAGATGTCATCTCTGCCGGAAGGGACACACCGTCTCACTTCGTTAAGAAAATTGGTGATCAGAGGTTGTCCTGAATTGATTAGGAAATGCCAAGGGGAAGATCAGCACAAGATCGCACATGTACCAGATGTTCAACTTGATGAGTACGTAACAGGGAGTTCAACAGAAGAAGATGTTGAGGTaagggcacttctttcttcttttgtcttAAACTCTTTTTGCTCTATTCATTCAAACCCCCAATATTCATCCACTAATTGTATTCGTTAACTAACATTATTAAATTCTGAATACGTGATTTTGAGTTACAGGAATGGAGCACTGGTGAAAATATATGAGACAAGCCAGATTTCTACCAACTTGAAGTAGCAGCTGGTAAGATTGAGTTGTtattaacttttcttttgtaatcacatattttctttgttttattcgGATAATTAAGCATCTCTTATCATTTCTTTAAAgttgtagattctcaaattatatgaatttaggCCGTTCCTTGTATCGAACGGCTTGAAAAATGCTACTTATTAAAACTGTGGCATGTTattgagataaaaataaaaaaaaataaaaaaataaaaaaaaaatccaaatttatttatttatttttttacttttgaagataAGCTTCTTCTTTAGTATAATGTaaatcgaaaaatatttttttgttcaaagctTTTCTAAAATATAAAGCGCAATAACCTGATGAAAATATACTTTTATTGGTAACATGTGACATTTTGAATAAGTACCATTTTTTAACATTTTGGAACAAGTGGTTTATATTTTCTCAGGCAAAAAGAGTTATACTAAAATATCAATATAGTGGTCATTTAGCATAGCGAAGTGACGTTAACTGGCCTATTGGGGACAAATAAGTTGTAAGGGTGCCTTTGCCCCCCCGTTGTACGGTATAGGATATTTTGAAGTTTTCTAAAATACATCAGtacaattaagtttttttttttttttttttttttttaagtatgttATAATGTAACcttaaattatatattgaaatataGTCGCATTTATGTGGAGGTAGGCACATTGTCGAACAACGTAAATCTgtgtcttgattttctcttgttcTCTATTTTCGAatccatattattcatcattattgTGCACAGTAACAACATTACACCGttcaatgcaaaaaaaaaaaaaaaagtttaaatttacataatttgacaatccataactttaaaaaaaattatagaaattcCTTATCCGTTTTATCCTCCAATCCTCTTTgatttatatgtatatgtacaaTTTGCAGCTTCCATGCCTCGAGTTCCGCATAAGATGCAGTCAGTGCAAGTTTGAATGCAAACTCAATACAAAGTAATTAATATGTTCCTTCATTAAATTGTAAATATTTCTATTATTGTAATTTGGATTAAGAGATGTAAATAAACAATCATTTCTATCATTGTAATCCTAATTAAGATCATGGAAATAAATATGCATTTTTCATTGTACTTTTCACTAATAAttaatgtaaataaataaatgggatGACTTGTTTACTTTTGAGACAACCttgttgtattattttatttaatttttggttatAACGTTTTGATGTATGCTTCTGTACAGATCGAAGCACCTTAGTTTCATCTttgtatagaaaaaaataaataaaagaaaagaaaaaaaagatgttcttcattttaagtgaaatggagCATAATTGACAGTTGAGATATCattatttccttttttacttcaaaaaatttgattaatttCCATAAAAAGCCATATTGTTTATCCCATTCAGGAGGGACCCAATTCTTACTAAGGTAGTTTCTCTTAACATTTTTCTTGGGCTATATACTTTCTAATTGAGTAAGATTTGGGTTCCTACCGAATTGAGAGAATCATATTCCTTAAAATCAAAGTacgagaagaaaatgaaagattcTATTAGTGTTCACTTGATTATAATTATTACATTTAAGCAATACTTTGGTGCATATAGTGTTACCATATGAATAGCCTATATGCATGATTTTCTGCCATAGGATATTTTAATGGTGcaccttttttccttttttttttttttttttttttttttttttttttttcgaaaaaaaaaattgtgtagaTAATAGTGCACTTAATTGTTAGCATGAAACATTGAGCAAGGAGCGATTAAATTATAGCCATTAATTTTTGGACTGAGATTAACCAACGGATGGAATTGAATTAGATATCAATTAGTGATATATGTCATAAGATTAAATAAGTGAAATCTAACGgtcataattaaataactattaataacaaatatgatcATTAGTGATAATACAATAACAATTAAATGatcattaataataattaacattgattaattttaaaattaaatgtcttTAATGGACAAATATAAAGCTGTTTCGACACTCACCGACAGATCTTAATATATCCTCTTtatttgcaaaataaaaaaaaaataaaaaatctgcaaCTAaccaatataataataataataataaaaaaaaaaaaatcgtcaactacaatctctctctgtctttgAAAGACTTTCAAACTTTTGTCTTATATAATACTTTTCGTTAATTATCATTGGAAAAACAAAACTCTAATACCCTCGTAttgatttattatataaatcatatatatatataataaatcaatACGAGGGTATTCTAATTGAGTAGTGATATATTGTCTGGATTAAAATCTCTTCAAATTCTTtatctgaatttgagagaattcagacaagtgattgtgagagagcATTTATGGGTCTaatctgaccaaataaaaattaggctgTCCAACTACTTGTCAGGTTAGGTTCGTctcataagtgatctctcacaattacttgtccgaattctctcaaatttgaacagaaaatttgaggggatcttgaTCTTCCAAGacaactcttgaccaccttCGCCTATGTGACaacttttactttcttttatttatttatttttatttttattatagaaaaaaaaaattatagctaGCGAAGGCAAGGTGGTCAAAAATTGGTTATCTCTTTTCGTCGTGGAGGGTTTTGTTCTTACTCAAACAGTCTTGGAATGGCGGAAGAATTGTCAGAAAGATGGGGAAAGTTTTCCCTCAATGAGGAAGAGAATAATGGGGTGGCTTTGGATGTGGGAGAAATCGCACCAATGGTGCATCGGGGGAAAGTGTGTCTGATTGGGAAGATCTTGGCTGACAGGATTGTACCAAAAGACTACTTTAGAGCCCCTTTGACTAGAATATGGCGTCCAGTGGGAACAATAACGTTCCAAATTATTGGTGGCAATATGTTTGTTGCAGAGTTTGAAGAGGTAGATGATAAAATAAGAATTTTGAAGGGTAGGCCCTGGATATTCGACGGTAACCTCATTGCATTGGCTGATTTTGATGGTCTTACACCGCCAATGCAATTCGAGTATGCGTCTTTTTGGGTACGTATGTATAATCTTCCATTGGCATGTATGGGGAAGACTTCAGTGCAAAAAATCGGGGCCTCTGTTGGTGTCGTGGAGGATGTTGATGTAGATGAAGATGATCCGGGATGGGGAGAGTATGTCAGAGTTAAAATTAAAGTGGATCTCAAAAAACCACTGGCTCGGGGAAGAATGCTACATCTTCCGGGCAAATCAGTTTGGGTAGCTTTTAAATATGAGAAACTACCCAGGTTCTGCTATAAGTGCGGAATTATTCTGCATGGTTTACAGGGATGTAGTGGAGAAGGCAGCTTTAGCAGTAACTCGTCCTCGGCGCATGATTCTTACGGCCCATGGCTGAGAGTCACGTTCCCCGTTCGTAGGGGCCAGGGAGGAGATATGTGGCAGCGCCGATCACAGGGGGAAGGGGATGAGGATGATCAGTTCGGGAGGACCACAGCCCAGACTCCCCGGAGGTCCGTATCAGTCAGTTCAATGGAGAAGGGGATTGACGGTGAAGAAGGCGATCTCCATGGACGGAAACCTAGCACCCAGACGGAGGAACAGTTTCGGGAAACAGAGCGCAATTGTCGGGGAGGAGTTAATGGGGGAGATCCTTACCATGTTGAATTGGGGGAGTCAGCTGTGGAGATGCAAGAATTACGGGATCCTGGGAAACGGAAAGGTAGTGTAACGGAAATTGAAGGAGATGGTTTTAATGTACAAAATGGTAACGGCAGCACGAAATCAGGTACAG encodes:
- the LOC133872697 gene encoding disease resistance protein RGA2-like encodes the protein MAEIAYGIIGKVIEKLGSVAYQEFGLVCGVKSNLKRLEFTMSIIREVLLDAEKKQASDPLLRLWLGQLNDVLHDAEDVFDEIEYQAIRKQVVATYGSTSTKVCHFFSSSMTLAFPFKLAHKIKRIRERLNAIAAEKDQFNLTKICEDAHIMHRSREIDLISFVHPSIVIGRDKDKENIINLLMHPDGSKNVNVISIVGLGGLGKTTLAKWVYNDERVVQTFQLRMWVCVSEDFSVARLVKEILKSACGTIDENWSADTLQARLREHLRDTKFLLVLDDVWNEDHNKWIELKGLLIDGFKGSKIIVTTRSNLVASVMSSDSTYNLEGLSQDDCLSLFVKCAFKEGEEKQHPSLLKIGKEIVGKCKGVPLAVRTLGSLLHSKVDEREWEFVRDNEIWKLKQKENEILPALRLSYDQLPIYLKRCFAFCSLFPKDHQFYLFDLIPFWMAHGLIRKTSINKKQELEDVGELYINELVSRSFFQDFEKPIIPSVFTYTFKMHDLIHDLAISVAQGECSVVDSGNEGIAETVRHLSFSAEDLGQEVPKCLDNLTKVRTVMFTTEAPLSLVEACISRFKSLRFLDLRDSSFEVLPSSIGTLKNLRYLNLTDNKRIKELPNSICKLHNLQTLILAGCEELERLPKDMRSMISLRFLAVTTKYTCLLEKGSLNSLRILAVDNCPRLEVLFQGMDGCLPNLRILFITQCPSLTSLSLNIKHLTALEILAIDDCPKLNLILGEDNQELKLILRNLTIGNLSELKVLPQWLQGSANTLQILAIGFCEQFTALPEWLPTFESLHTLVIFNCPEMSSLPEGTHRLTSLRKLVIRGCPELIRKCQGEDQHKIAHVPDVQLDEYVTGSSTEEDVEEWSTGENI